Proteins encoded within one genomic window of Salvelinus sp. IW2-2015 unplaced genomic scaffold, ASM291031v2 Un_scaffold2816, whole genome shotgun sequence:
- the LOC112074789 gene encoding microtubule cross-linking factor 1-like has product MDRSNGSGTSEPTKPPNHQLEKKRLNRAPSPARPFLKDARSSPKPAAIVPKSPKLTKQQHSSSSVAVSSTQSRISRRTPTGAKDNKPAAVKSHSTKSSTVTKKTVKVIQHAALEPKQTTASASKATPDSSTSSPHLALKAKKSKIATLTASHHGPLSLGSPIRVPTGATPLGSRVSQTDSSSDLSDCPSEPLSDEQRLAAAASSDGESGGSGFSDRDQVDYPVQAAASASDAARAAGATAGSGVGSLRTAEGSPAAAGKGGVSQAPGPGAHGGAGSKQEKATTSAKLIKLECSKEVIEEDLLREIEDLRSENEYLKDEVEELRAEMEEVRDSYLEEEVYQVQELRRELDRSNKNCRILQYRLRKVEQKSLRVAQTGHVDGELLRNLEQDLKGCGTRQQHVPCGPVPGCGRLVNNTYLEVLFQGMDPSVNNTYLVVLFQVGPLVNNTLPCGPVPG; this is encoded by the exons ATGGATCGCTCCAATGGCTCTGGGACAAGCGAACCCACCAAACCGCCAAACCACCAGTTGGAGAAGAAACGGTTAAACCGAGCACCGTCTCCGGCCAGGCCGTTCCTGAAGGATGCCCGCTCCTCGCCCAAACCAGCGGCTATCGTACCAAAATCTCCCAAACTAACCAAGCAGCAGCACTCCTCTTCCTCAGTGGCCGTATCATCCACTCAAAGCCGCATCTCCAGGCGCACCCCAACCGGAGCGAAGGATAACAAACCAGCCGCGGTGAAAAGTCACAGCACCAAGTCTTCGACAGTCACGAAGAAGACGGTTAAGGTCATTCAACATGCGGCGCTGGAACCTAAACAGACCACTGCAAGCGCCAGCAAAGCGACCCCGGACAGCAGCACCAGCAGTCCACACCTCGCCCTCAAAGCCAAGAAGAGTAAAATAGCCACTCTGACCGCGTCTCACCACGGCCCGCTCAGCCTTGGCTCCCCAATCCGCGTCCCAACCGGCGCTACCCCCCTCGGCAGCAGGGTCAGTCAGACCGACAGTAGCTCCGATCTCTCTGACTGTCCCTCCGAACCCCTATCCGACGAACAGCGCCTGGCCGCGGCTGCAAGCAGCGACGGGGAGTCGGGGGGCTCCGGGTTCAGCGACAGGGATCAGGTGGATTATCCTGTGCAGGCGGCAGCATCAGCGTCAGACGCGGCCAGAGCGGCAGGGGCTACTGCCGGTAGTGGTGTTGGTTCGTTGCGCACCGCGGAGGGTAGCCCTGCGGCTGCAGGGAAAGGCGGTGTGTCTCAGGCTCCAGGACCAGGTGCTCACGGAGGAGCGGGGAGTAAACAGGAGAAAGCAACGACAAGCGCAAAATTGATAAAACTGGAATGCAGCAAGGAGGTAATCGAGGAGGATTTATTGCGGGAAATAGAAGATCTCCGCTCTGAAAACGAGTACCTCAAG gatgAAGTGGAGGAGCTGCGTGCGGAGATGGAGGAAGTCCGGGACAGTTACCTGGAAGAGGAGGTGTACCAGGTGCAGGAGTTACGCAGGGAGCTGGACCGCTCCAATAAAAACTGTCGGATTCTACAGTACCGTCTCCGTAAGGTGGAGCAGAAGAGCCTCAGAGTGGCCCAGACTGGACATGTAGATGGAGAGCTGCTACGCAACCTGGAACAGGACCTCAAG GGTTGTGGCACTCGTCAACAACACGTACCTTGTGGTCCTGTTCCAGGTTGTGGCCGACTCGTCAACAACACATACCTTGAGGTCCTGTTCCAGGGTATGGACCCATCCGTCAACAACACGTACCTTGTGGTCCTGTTCCAGGTTGGACCACTCGTCAACAACACATTACCTTGTGGTCCTGTTCCAGGTTGA